The genomic window AGAAACGAAGGAGATCTTTTTGAATTTAAAGGAAATGCAACGGGAATGCCTAAGGTTATTATGATCGTAGGTGTAAACGGTGCAGGTAAAACTACAACAATTGGAAAATTAGCAACAAAACTTACTCAGCAGGGTGCAAAAGTTGTTGTTGGTGCATGCGATACATTCAGAGCAGCAGCTGTTGATCAGCTTCAAGTTTGGTGTGAGAGAGCAGGTGCAACAATGATTCGTGCAAAAGAAGGGGCAAATCCAAGTGGTGTTGGATACGATGCACTGCAAACAGCGATTAATGAAAAAGCTGATTACTGTATTCTTGATACTGCGGGACGTCTTCATACTGCAGGTAACCTGATGGAAGAGTTAACAAAGAGTAAGAATGTTCTAAAGAAGCTAATGGCAGATGCGCCACACCATACTCTCTTAGTAATTGATGCGATCACTGGTCAAAACGCAATTCGCCAAGCAGAGGAATTTCATAAGGCACTTGATTTAACTGGTCTGGTATTTACGAAATGTGATGGTTCATCAAAAGCCGGAAGTGCAATTTCCATTGTTGATAGTCTACAAATTCCAATTACCTATATTGGTGTTGGAGAAAATGTCGAAGACCTGAGTGTGTTTAATTTAGATGAGTATCTTGACGCACTAGTAGGTAATTGATTGATTGACTGAAATCCTTTGTAGGACTACAATTAAATAACTATGGATATAAGTACGGAAGTAAAAGAATATCAAATTTTAGGTCATAACTTTAGACTCAAAGAGTCTAATGAAGATGAGGTTGTTTCAGCAACTGAAATTGTTGAGTATGTTGAATCAATCGCAAGCAATATTCGCCAAAAGGCGCCTTCAATTTCTAACTCACAACTAGCAGCTCTAGTTGCACTTGAGTTGGCAAAAGAAAAGCTATCCTTAGAAAGGGAATACAGAAGTGAGATTAACGAAGTTAAGTCTCTTTCTGATAATGCACTAAAGTTGATTGAAGAAGCACTTCCAAAAACTCATTAAGATGAGTCTTGAAAAGAAACAGCTTCGAAAAAAGGTATTAGAAATATTAGCTAATTTAAGCTTAGATGATCAAAGACAGCTGTCTGAGAAAATCTGTTCCAATATCGATTCTCTTTTAAAATCCGAAAACTTAAATCCTAAGCACCTAGGGGTTTTCTTTCCAATTCCTGGTGAAGTTAATTGTTTAAATTTGAAGGCGAAAGCAATACTTAGTTTCCCTTCGTTTGGTGAAGAATCAACACAGATGTGTTTTCGAAATACACCAATAAATGAACTTGAAATAGTTCAAGCTTTTGGAAAAGAATTTAGAGTTCCTAGAGATAGTGATTCAATAATTTTTCCTGAAGTTATTTTAGTTCCAGGGGTTGCCTTTGATAATGAAGGCCATCGTTTGGGAAGAGGTAAAGGTTATTACGACATTTACCTTAATAGATTGATTAATATTGATAAGAAGAAAGTTATAAAAATAGGAGTTTGCTTTAATCAACAGTTAAGTGATGAAGTTGTCTTTGAGGAACATGATCAAGCAATGGATTTTATCGTAACTGATCGGGAAGTGATTAAAGTTAATAAATAGGAGAGAGAAATGAGTATGGATTTAATCTTAGCTTCACTTCTTTTCCTTGTCGTTGGACTAGCAGTTGGTTTTGTTATCCGTAATCTTCAAGCTAAAAAAGAAGTGCTTGAAAGAGAAGCGAAGGGTGACGAAATAATTGAAAAGGCCAAGGCACAGGCAAAAGACATTAGCTATAAAGCAAGAAAAGAGGCAAAAGAGGCAGCTCAAGAAGAAAAGAAGGAAGCTGACAAGTATGCCGAGCGTGTGAAGCGCGAACTTAACGATCAGGAAAAAGATCTAAATAAGAGACAAGCAAAGCTTGAATCGAAAATGGATGAACTTGATGAGAAGACTAAGAAAGTCGAGAAGCGTGAAGAAGACGTAAAAGAAAAAGAACTTGATGCTCTTAAAGAAAAAGAAAAATTTGTTGTTCGCCAAGAAGAGTATGCAACTAAATTATCTGAAGTTGCTGCTATGACAAAAGAGCAAGCAAAAGATGAACTACTTGATACGATGAAAGAAGAAGCTCAAGTAGATTTTTCTAAAATGATCACTCGTATGGAAGAAGAAGCTAAAGAAGAAGCTGAGACTCGTGCGAAGAGAATTGTTGGAATTGCAATTCAAAGATACGCAGGTGAGCACGTTGGTGAAAAGACGATCTCAACTGTAGACCTACCATCTGATGATGTTAAAGGTCGACTAATTGGTCGTGAAGGTCGTAACATCCGTGCATTTGAGCAAATCTGTGGTGTTGACTTAATTATCGATGATACTCCTGAAATTGTTGTTATCTCTTCATTCAACGTTGTTAGACGTGAGATTGCTAAAGATACAATTGAGAAGCTAATTGCTGACGGTCGTATTCACCCTGCAAAGATTGAAGAATTCCACGATAAATCAAAAGCTGAATTTGAGAAGAAGCTTCTTTCTCTAGGTGAAAAAGCACAAATGGAGATTGGTGTTCATGGTATCCACCCTGAAATCCTTAAGCTTGTTGGTGCTCTAAACTTTAGAACTTCATATACTCAAAACCAATACCAGCATGCAATTGAAGCAGCGTTTATCTGTGGTTCAATGGCAGCTGAGATGGGGCTGAATATTAA from Halobacteriovorax sp. DA5 includes these protein-coding regions:
- a CDS encoding 5-formyltetrahydrofolate cyclo-ligase — translated: MKKHFQKLIKMSLEKKQLRKKVLEILANLSLDDQRQLSEKICSNIDSLLKSENLNPKHLGVFFPIPGEVNCLNLKAKAILSFPSFGEESTQMCFRNTPINELEIVQAFGKEFRVPRDSDSIIFPEVILVPGVAFDNEGHRLGRGKGYYDIYLNRLINIDKKKVIKIGVCFNQQLSDEVVFEEHDQAMDFIVTDREVIKVNK
- the zapA gene encoding cell division protein ZapA: MDISTEVKEYQILGHNFRLKESNEDEVVSATEIVEYVESIASNIRQKAPSISNSQLAALVALELAKEKLSLEREYRSEINEVKSLSDNALKLIEEALPKTH
- the ftsY gene encoding signal recognition particle-docking protein FtsY encodes the protein MLQLVALLQSWADQAQLNMTITIEMAYAFIALCSALGISGFTGIFYLLKPKAQSKLPDREVKEEITSETKEVEAVEEVAVAEEVAKAQPTPTPVPEKSWKERLTKGLSSSRNGVWGKIGSLFGAGGLDEDALEEVEELLYGADLGPKATSELIESLEEKAKSADFDEAQFKIYIKEFLKNKMADVQSRNEGDLFEFKGNATGMPKVIMIVGVNGAGKTTTIGKLATKLTQQGAKVVVGACDTFRAAAVDQLQVWCERAGATMIRAKEGANPSGVGYDALQTAINEKADYCILDTAGRLHTAGNLMEELTKSKNVLKKLMADAPHHTLLVIDAITGQNAIRQAEEFHKALDLTGLVFTKCDGSSKAGSAISIVDSLQIPITYIGVGENVEDLSVFNLDEYLDALVGN
- the rny gene encoding ribonuclease Y — encoded protein: MDLILASLLFLVVGLAVGFVIRNLQAKKEVLEREAKGDEIIEKAKAQAKDISYKARKEAKEAAQEEKKEADKYAERVKRELNDQEKDLNKRQAKLESKMDELDEKTKKVEKREEDVKEKELDALKEKEKFVVRQEEYATKLSEVAAMTKEQAKDELLDTMKEEAQVDFSKMITRMEEEAKEEAETRAKRIVGIAIQRYAGEHVGEKTISTVDLPSDDVKGRLIGREGRNIRAFEQICGVDLIIDDTPEIVVISSFNVVRREIAKDTIEKLIADGRIHPAKIEEFHDKSKAEFEKKLLSLGEKAQMEIGVHGIHPEILKLVGALNFRTSYTQNQYQHAIEAAFICGSMAAEMGLNIKQARRAGLLHDIGKVLDASAEGSHAVIGADFARKYGESADVVHAIRAHHDDEKPESILAHIVAAADAISGARPGARKALTESYVSRLTDIEEIVNSFEGVSKSYAISGGREVRVFVENDKVTDEETVMLSRNIAKQIEEQMSYPGTIKITVVRETKAVGVAK